Proteins encoded by one window of Xanthomonas sp. DAR 80977:
- the gshB gene encoding glutathione synthase, with translation MSFDVIVVMDPIASIKIAKDTTFAMLLEAQRRGHRLHYVRPGGLSLRDGAALAQVAPLQVRDDTAGWFELGAFAELAFGPGQVVLMRKDPPFDSEFLYDTHVLSVAQRAGAQVVNDPQGLRDFNEKLAALLFPQCCPPTLVGRDAAALKAFVLEHGQAVLKPLDGMGGRSIFRSGNGDPNLNVILETLTDGGRKLALAQRFIPDISAGDKRILLVDGVPVDYCLARIPQGDEFRGNLAAGGRGEGRPLSERDRWIAGQVGPEMKRRGMRFVGLDVIGDYLTEVNVTSPTCVRELDAQFGLNIAGLLFDAIEAYPAR, from the coding sequence ATGTCGTTCGATGTCATCGTGGTGATGGATCCCATCGCCAGCATCAAGATTGCCAAAGACACTACCTTCGCCATGTTGCTGGAAGCGCAGCGTCGCGGGCACCGTTTGCACTATGTGCGGCCCGGCGGACTGTCGCTGCGCGACGGCGCCGCGCTGGCGCAGGTGGCGCCGCTGCAGGTACGCGACGACACCGCCGGCTGGTTCGAGCTGGGCGCGTTCGCCGAGCTGGCGTTCGGCCCCGGCCAGGTGGTGCTGATGCGCAAGGACCCGCCGTTCGATTCGGAGTTCCTGTACGACACCCACGTGCTGAGCGTGGCCCAGCGCGCCGGCGCGCAGGTGGTCAACGACCCGCAGGGCCTGCGCGACTTCAACGAGAAGCTGGCCGCGCTGCTGTTCCCGCAGTGCTGCCCGCCGACCCTGGTCGGCCGCGACGCGGCCGCACTGAAGGCGTTCGTGCTCGAGCACGGCCAGGCGGTGCTGAAACCGCTGGACGGGATGGGCGGGCGCTCGATCTTCCGCAGCGGCAACGGCGACCCCAACCTCAACGTGATCCTGGAGACGCTGACCGACGGCGGCCGCAAGCTGGCCCTGGCGCAGCGCTTCATTCCCGACATCAGCGCCGGCGACAAGCGCATCCTGCTGGTCGATGGCGTGCCGGTGGACTACTGCCTGGCGCGGATTCCGCAGGGCGACGAATTCCGCGGCAACCTGGCCGCCGGCGGCCGCGGCGAAGGCCGCCCGCTGAGCGAGCGCGACCGCTGGATCGCCGGCCAGGTCGGCCCGGAAATGAAACGGCGCGGCATGCGCTTCGTCGGCCTGGACGTGATCGGCGACTACCTGACCGAGGTCAACGTGACCAGCCCCACCTGCGTGCGCGAACTGGACGCGCAGTTCGGGCTGAACATCGCCGGGCTGCTGTTCGACGCGATCGAGGCCTACCCGGCACGATGA
- the pilG gene encoding twitching motility response regulator PilG: MSENTTAGGELAGLRVMVIDDSKTIRRTAETLLKREGCEVVTATDGFEALAKIADQQPQIIFVDIMMPRLDGYQTCALIKGNQLFKATPVIMLSSKDGLFDKARGRIVGSEQYLTKPFTREELLGAIRTYVNA, from the coding sequence ATGAGTGAAAACACGACTGCGGGTGGGGAACTCGCAGGACTGAGGGTCATGGTGATCGATGACTCGAAGACGATCCGCCGCACCGCCGAAACGCTGTTGAAGCGCGAGGGGTGCGAGGTGGTCACCGCCACCGACGGCTTCGAGGCCCTGGCCAAGATCGCCGACCAGCAGCCGCAGATCATCTTCGTGGACATCATGATGCCGCGGCTGGACGGCTATCAGACCTGCGCGCTGATCAAGGGCAACCAGCTGTTCAAGGCGACGCCGGTGATCATGCTGTCCTCCAAGGACGGCCTGTTCGACAAGGCGCGCGGCCGCATCGTCGGGTCCGAGCAGTACCTCACCAAACCCTTCACACGCGAAGAACTGCTGGGCGCGATCCGTACATACGTCAACGCCTGA
- a CDS encoding response regulator, with the protein MARILLIEDSPTDRAVFTQWLEKAGHEVLATDNAEDGLKLVREQAPSLVLMDVVLPGMSGFQATRALSRDEATRHIPVLIISTKSMETDKVWGMRQGATDYIVKPPREDDLIARINQLVG; encoded by the coding sequence ATGGCTCGAATCTTGTTGATCGAGGACTCACCGACCGACCGGGCGGTGTTCACGCAGTGGCTGGAAAAAGCCGGCCACGAGGTGCTCGCCACCGACAACGCCGAGGACGGGCTGAAGCTCGTGCGCGAGCAGGCGCCCAGCCTGGTGCTGATGGACGTGGTGCTGCCGGGAATGAGCGGCTTCCAGGCCACCCGCGCGCTGTCGCGCGACGAGGCCACCCGGCACATCCCGGTGCTGATCATCAGCACCAAGAGCATGGAGACCGACAAGGTCTGGGGCATGCGCCAGGGCGCCACCGACTACATCGTCAAGCCGCCGCGCGAAGACGACCTGATCGCCCGCATCAACCAATTGGTCGGCTGA